The following proteins come from a genomic window of Winogradskyella sp. PC-19:
- a CDS encoding FAD:protein FMN transferase: MKRVILLLCVCLSFFSCKNEKSIEKNIKLNGPVFGTGYNIQYHSEEGINYQPQFDSLFAVINKSLSTYIPDSDISKWNRNEEFNVDKHFRKVFNTSKKIFKESKGIFDPTIGNVVNAWNFGPDENKFLTDSATIQNLMKHVGFDNVKMLPTRFIKPDTVYLDFNAIAKGYGIDVIADFIASKGINNYLVDIGGDMRSSGINKDSKKGWTVGIEDPNFDGSKSYSKAITLKNMGMATSGTYRKFKLDAAGNRYAHIIDTKTGYPTKTNVLSVTVIAPSAMLADAYATTFQAMGVEEAKHFLNVHPELQAYFIYLDKKNVLKIMSLNGFAE, from the coding sequence ATGAAAAGAGTGATTTTGTTATTGTGTGTTTGTTTATCCTTTTTTTCATGTAAAAATGAAAAGTCGATAGAAAAAAACATTAAACTTAATGGGCCAGTTTTTGGTACAGGATATAACATTCAATACCATTCTGAAGAAGGGATTAATTATCAGCCTCAGTTTGATAGTTTATTTGCAGTTATTAATAAGTCGTTGTCAACGTATATACCTGATTCTGATATTTCTAAATGGAATAGGAATGAAGAGTTCAATGTTGATAAGCACTTCCGAAAAGTATTTAATACTTCAAAAAAAATTTTCAAAGAGTCTAAAGGTATTTTTGATCCTACCATTGGTAATGTTGTTAATGCATGGAATTTTGGACCTGATGAAAACAAGTTTTTAACAGACAGTGCAACCATTCAAAATTTAATGAAGCATGTTGGGTTTGATAATGTAAAAATGTTACCGACTCGTTTTATTAAGCCTGATACAGTTTATTTAGACTTTAATGCCATCGCTAAGGGTTATGGAATTGATGTTATTGCAGATTTTATAGCATCCAAAGGTATCAATAACTATTTGGTTGATATTGGTGGAGATATGCGTTCTTCTGGTATAAATAAAGACAGTAAAAAAGGTTGGACCGTAGGAATTGAAGACCCTAATTTTGATGGTTCAAAATCCTATTCTAAAGCAATTACATTGAAAAATATGGGTATGGCAACTTCTGGTACATACCGAAAGTTTAAGCTTGATGCTGCCGGAAATAGATACGCACATATTATAGATACCAAAACAGGCTATCCAACAAAGACTAATGTGCTCAGTGTTACAGTCATTGCACCAAGTGCAATGTTAGCAGATGCTTATGCCACTACGTTTCAGGCTATGGGAGTTGAAGAGGCCAAACACTTTTTAAATGTACACCCAGAACTGCAGGCTTATTTTATTTATTTAGATAAGAAGAATGTATTGAAAATTATGAGTTTGAATGGGTTTGCAGAGTAA
- a CDS encoding histidine kinase, with protein sequence MKFKQGFLGLFSIVIMAGFSQSPKLDSLQNLVDNYANKDKVRISYLVDISNYHYKKDIDKAEPYMKEAIAIAESLEDYQTVSELKTRMADNYVSRGLFKEALSEILQAARIQDSIDVSLKDKIFTQNILSTVYRGYGDNQKSLDVILKVIELSKKIPLSSETVKYYYNAGGSYAQLKDLDNAEICYLKAKEIANKIGDKHMEIIMTSVLGDHYKNISKYKEAKQMITKSLDYYKANNEDRNLASSYRILGDIESLQGNTKESIPCYENALEIFDRTGNLYYSKMTNQRLFIAYSIVKEREKANMANNRYNTLKDSLDTKERKSLIAEMNVKFDIEKVKKQKEIANLQSNKNKNMFIGSTIFAVLILLSSLLYIGRLRAHKKAELITAELKETQKRLALEKQYRDSELKALKSQMNPHFVFNALNSIQDYIVLNKKDLASDYLGKFADLIRNYLHFSDTGFISVSDEVHNLKLYLELEKLRFEDEFQYHLKVDSTINTEVVKIPTMLIQPYIENALKHGLFHKKDDRSLDINFFKLSDKVLQCVIKDNGIGREKSNAINAKRKEVQKAFALKATAERLDLLNYGKERKIGVNIIDLREDGKALGTKVILNIPILT encoded by the coding sequence ATGAAGTTTAAACAAGGTTTTCTTGGCTTATTTTCTATAGTTATTATGGCTGGCTTTTCGCAATCACCTAAGTTAGATAGTTTGCAAAATTTGGTAGATAATTATGCAAATAAAGATAAAGTTAGGATAAGTTATCTGGTAGATATCTCGAACTATCATTATAAGAAAGATATAGATAAGGCGGAGCCTTACATGAAAGAGGCTATTGCCATAGCAGAATCTCTAGAGGATTATCAAACTGTATCAGAATTAAAAACCCGCATGGCTGATAATTATGTATCGCGAGGACTATTTAAAGAAGCACTTTCTGAAATTCTGCAGGCGGCAAGAATCCAAGATAGTATAGATGTATCTTTAAAAGATAAAATTTTTACTCAAAACATATTGTCTACGGTCTACAGAGGTTATGGAGATAATCAAAAATCGTTAGATGTGATTTTAAAGGTTATTGAATTATCAAAAAAAATCCCATTATCAAGTGAAACCGTTAAATATTATTATAATGCAGGTGGATCTTATGCCCAATTGAAAGATTTAGATAATGCTGAAATATGTTATTTGAAAGCTAAAGAAATAGCAAATAAAATAGGTGATAAACACATGGAAATTATTATGACTTCTGTTTTAGGAGACCATTATAAGAATATTTCAAAGTATAAGGAGGCTAAGCAGATGATTACAAAATCCTTGGATTATTACAAAGCCAATAACGAAGATCGAAACTTGGCATCTTCATATAGAATTTTAGGAGATATAGAATCTTTACAAGGTAATACCAAAGAATCCATACCATGTTATGAAAACGCCTTAGAAATATTTGACAGAACGGGTAACTTGTATTATTCTAAAATGACTAATCAACGTTTGTTTATTGCATATAGCATTGTAAAGGAGCGCGAGAAAGCTAATATGGCCAACAACCGCTATAATACATTAAAAGACTCTTTAGATACTAAGGAGCGTAAATCTTTAATTGCAGAAATGAATGTAAAGTTCGATATTGAAAAAGTAAAAAAACAAAAGGAAATAGCAAATTTGCAAAGTAATAAGAATAAAAATATGTTTATTGGTTCGACCATATTTGCAGTCTTAATACTTTTAAGTTCTTTGCTTTATATCGGTAGACTTCGCGCTCATAAAAAAGCAGAATTGATTACAGCAGAATTGAAAGAAACTCAAAAGCGTTTGGCACTAGAAAAACAGTATCGAGATTCTGAGTTAAAAGCTTTAAAATCGCAAATGAATCCACACTTTGTTTTCAATGCACTTAATTCTATTCAGGATTATATTGTCCTTAATAAAAAGGATTTGGCAAGTGATTACTTAGGGAAGTTTGCGGACTTAATAAGGAATTATCTTCATTTTAGCGATACAGGTTTTATTTCGGTTAGTGATGAAGTTCATAATCTAAAATTATATTTAGAGCTTGAGAAACTAAGATTTGAAGATGAATTTCAGTACCATCTAAAAGTTGACAGCACAATCAATACAGAGGTTGTAAAAATCCCGACAATGCTTATTCAACCCTACATAGAAAATGCACTAAAGCACGGGCTTTTCCATAAGAAAGATGATAGGAGTTTAGATATTAATTTTTTTAAGTTATCCGACAAAGTGCTTCAATGCGTAATAAAAGATAACGGCATTGGAAGAGAGAAATCCAATGCAATAAATGCAAAACGAAAAGAAGTCCAGAAAGCATTTGCTCTTAAAGCTACTGCAGAGCGTTTAGATTTGCTCAATTACGGAAAAGAACGAAAAATCGGTGTGAATATCATAGACTTGAGAGAAGACGGTAAAGCTCTGGGGACTAAAGTCATTCTTAATATCCCAATTTTAACTTAG
- a CDS encoding LytR/AlgR family response regulator transcription factor, whose amino-acid sequence MKALIIDDEKKARQVLRILVQENCSKITDIFEAKDLLSGIELIKIQQPSIVFLDIEMPEHSGLEILNFIEKEVHNFEIIFTTAYSEYAIQAFQLSAIDYLLKPVRPNQVKAAVQKAISFLGNTQINKRLTELKSSLEDSSFKKIGLPYSEGIKFVNFNDIITLEADGMYTNVSTTSYGNILVSKPLKFFVEALINIKLFYRPHRSHLINLSYIKDYVRKDGGYIIMENDKTISISNDKKEEFLTIVHNI is encoded by the coding sequence ATGAAAGCACTCATTATTGATGACGAAAAAAAGGCACGACAAGTATTGCGTATCTTGGTTCAAGAAAACTGCTCAAAAATTACAGACATTTTTGAAGCCAAAGACTTGCTTTCAGGTATAGAGCTAATAAAAATACAACAACCCAGTATTGTCTTTTTAGATATAGAAATGCCAGAACATTCAGGATTAGAGATTTTGAATTTTATTGAAAAAGAAGTTCATAATTTTGAAATTATTTTTACAACGGCTTATAGCGAATATGCCATACAAGCATTTCAATTATCAGCTATTGATTACCTATTGAAGCCTGTGCGTCCAAATCAGGTAAAAGCCGCTGTGCAAAAAGCCATTAGCTTTTTGGGGAATACCCAAATTAACAAGCGATTGACAGAACTAAAATCTAGTCTAGAGGACAGCAGCTTTAAAAAGATAGGATTGCCTTATTCTGAAGGTATAAAGTTTGTAAATTTTAACGATATCATTACGCTTGAGGCAGATGGTATGTATACCAATGTGAGTACAACATCCTATGGTAATATTTTAGTTAGTAAGCCTCTTAAGTTTTTCGTAGAAGCTTTAATAAACATAAAGTTATTTTATCGCCCACATCGTTCTCACCTAATTAATCTTTCCTATATAAAAGATTATGTCCGTAAAGATGGCGGATATATTATTATGGAGAATGACAAAACTATATCTATTTCAAATGATAAAAAAGAAGAATTTCTAACGATTGTTCATAATATCTGA
- a CDS encoding LamG-like jellyroll fold domain-containing protein, protein MKTKLLFLMLLLGAYAFTQIPIDDTKRYLFINGSLQNDANPGTSDLVRSGNAPSVITGQDGIPNNAVQLLGTSFNAGQISASQFQSTNQEVSISVWIKIEFSSSATRGIFRQTHSNGTLYGYDFYYSGTTLKMYSRHSCFGTNCDQTNTLSSSTTINDNQWHHVVFSVYKEQGTSQERYVQRLYIDGVLDASYDFPFVASGTGFGPVLWSNNNNLLIAQQPQSQFYEGALDDIRLYERALTNDEIVYLSGGTPPPVVNIPDVNFKSWLVNNASVNTNGDTEIQVSEAMSFSGTLQPIGVGILDWTGIESFTALTRLDADTNNASTIDLSQNINLHTFLYAEAFQLATVVLPNSNTLQIINITDSKLSSLDLSNYTNLTAVGFASGSLLSSLDLRNGNNTSITSFNSQFTPNLNCIFVDDKMYSQTNWINIDAANNFVETEFECNSLTVTDFNFNKIKMYPNPTRNTLNIEVNKLENSYIRIFDITGNEVITTNQKQINISQLKSGVYILKALTISGEVVKRFIKQ, encoded by the coding sequence ATGAAAACAAAATTACTTTTTTTGATGTTACTGTTAGGTGCTTATGCATTTACTCAAATTCCGATAGACGATACAAAACGATATTTGTTTATAAATGGCAGTTTACAAAATGATGCTAATCCAGGAACAAGTGATTTGGTTCGTTCGGGTAATGCACCTTCTGTAATAACAGGGCAAGACGGCATTCCTAATAATGCTGTACAGTTGCTAGGAACAAGTTTTAATGCAGGTCAAATATCTGCAAGCCAATTTCAAAGTACCAATCAAGAAGTGTCTATTAGTGTTTGGATTAAAATCGAATTTTCTAGTAGTGCTACTCGAGGTATTTTTAGGCAAACACATTCAAATGGAACACTTTATGGTTATGATTTTTATTACAGTGGTACTACGTTAAAAATGTATAGCCGACACAGTTGTTTTGGTACAAACTGTGATCAAACAAATACACTTTCTAGTTCTACCACAATAAATGATAATCAGTGGCATCATGTCGTTTTTAGTGTGTATAAAGAGCAAGGTACAAGTCAAGAACGCTACGTACAACGATTATATATAGATGGTGTTTTAGATGCTAGTTATGATTTTCCTTTTGTAGCTTCAGGAACTGGTTTTGGCCCTGTACTTTGGTCAAATAATAACAATTTGTTGATTGCACAACAACCACAAAGTCAATTTTATGAAGGTGCTTTAGACGATATAAGGCTTTATGAACGAGCCTTAACAAATGATGAAATCGTGTATTTGTCAGGTGGTACACCACCACCAGTTGTTAATATTCCAGATGTTAATTTTAAATCTTGGTTGGTCAACAATGCCTCTGTAAATACAAACGGAGATACAGAAATTCAAGTTAGTGAGGCTATGAGTTTTTCAGGAACCTTACAACCCATTGGAGTAGGTATTTTAGACTGGACGGGTATTGAATCGTTTACAGCATTAACAAGGTTGGACGCTGATACTAACAATGCTTCAACAATAGACTTAAGTCAAAATATAAATTTGCATACCTTTTTGTATGCAGAAGCTTTTCAATTGGCCACTGTAGTCTTACCTAATTCTAATACCTTACAAATCATTAATATTACAGATTCAAAACTTTCAAGTCTAGATTTATCAAATTATACTAACCTCACTGCTGTTGGATTTGCTAGTGGGAGCCTGCTTTCTAGCTTGGATTTAAGAAATGGAAATAACACAAGTATTACATCATTCAACTCGCAATTTACTCCCAATTTGAATTGTATTTTTGTTGATGATAAAATGTATAGCCAAACGAATTGGATTAATATTGATGCTGCCAATAATTTTGTTGAAACCGAGTTTGAATGTAATTCTCTTACCGTTACAGACTTTAATTTTAATAAAATTAAAATGTATCCAAACCCAACACGCAATACCTTAAATATCGAGGTAAATAAACTTGAAAACAGCTACATAAGAATTTTTGACATCACTGGTAATGAAGTCATTACAACAAACCAAAAGCAGATAAATATTTCACAGCTTAAAAGCGGTGTTTATATTCTTAAGGCGTTAACAATTTCGGGAGAGGTCGTTAAACGTTTTATAAAACAATGA